A single region of the Bacillus cereus genome encodes:
- a CDS encoding ATP-dependent DNA helicase: MFTEKRLPFEVGKQDNFYDKLNEWIGDVFYDILPEKGFEERDEQIFMAFQLERAFQEKKVMFAEAGVGTGKTIVYLLYAICYARYTGKPAIIACADETLIEQLVKEEGDIAKLSEALGLSVDVRLAKSMDNYLCLRKLEDVMSGRAPEVIEDVYYELPQFVFDHGTMQNFTHYGDRKEFPLLNDEEWSKVNWDYFQDCFTCDSRHRCGQTLSREHYRKAADLIICSQDFYMDHIWTYDARKREGQIPLLPESSCVVFDEGHLVEYAAQKALTYRLKQTMMEQLLTRLLQNDIREEFAHLVEETIWQTERFFDVLQENKKEIAGSDRLEITVTEKVTAEANRLYAKIGEVGDALVFESEMHTVNTYDLNIVDEHLDVLEHSLRLFMHEKNVITWGEEGDGAFTLVIMPRAVEEVLQEKVFSKKIPYIFSSATLSNNDSFAFTANSLGVKDYLSFSVASPFDYEEQMAVNLLSHTKENEWERKCQYTLENIQKTNGRTLVLFRTTQELAAFKEYVSKEQMSVPFLYEGDQEISQLVSRFQNEEETVLCAVHLWEGLDIPGSSLSHVIIWSLPFPPNDPVFEAKRKHVNDPFWDVDVPYMILRLRQGIGRLIRTSDDKGVISIFLSDTEDEKVIAAVKNALPVEAKEL; this comes from the coding sequence ATGTTTACTGAGAAGAGATTACCATTTGAAGTAGGAAAACAAGATAATTTTTATGATAAGTTGAATGAGTGGATTGGAGATGTGTTTTACGACATCCTTCCGGAAAAAGGCTTTGAAGAGCGTGATGAACAAATTTTTATGGCATTTCAGTTAGAGCGCGCTTTCCAAGAGAAAAAGGTTATGTTCGCAGAAGCGGGAGTAGGAACAGGGAAAACAATTGTATATCTTCTATATGCAATTTGTTATGCACGTTATACTGGAAAGCCAGCTATTATCGCTTGTGCAGATGAAACGTTAATTGAGCAGCTTGTGAAAGAAGAAGGGGACATTGCTAAGTTATCTGAAGCATTGGGACTATCTGTTGATGTAAGACTTGCGAAATCAATGGATAATTATTTATGTTTACGAAAACTAGAAGATGTTATGAGTGGACGTGCTCCAGAAGTAATTGAAGACGTATATTATGAATTACCACAGTTTGTATTTGATCATGGTACGATGCAAAACTTTACTCACTATGGTGACAGGAAAGAATTTCCGCTTTTAAATGATGAGGAATGGTCAAAAGTAAATTGGGATTACTTCCAAGATTGCTTCACTTGTGATTCTCGTCATCGTTGTGGACAAACTCTTTCTCGTGAACATTATCGTAAAGCGGCAGATTTAATCATTTGCTCCCAAGACTTCTATATGGATCATATTTGGACGTACGATGCTCGTAAACGTGAAGGACAAATCCCATTACTGCCTGAAAGTAGCTGCGTTGTGTTTGATGAAGGACATCTTGTAGAGTATGCAGCTCAAAAAGCTTTAACATATCGTTTAAAGCAAACGATGATGGAGCAACTTTTAACGAGATTGTTACAAAATGATATTCGTGAAGAGTTTGCACATTTAGTGGAAGAAACAATTTGGCAAACAGAGCGATTCTTTGATGTGTTACAAGAGAATAAAAAGGAAATTGCCGGTTCTGATCGTTTAGAAATTACTGTGACAGAAAAGGTAACTGCAGAGGCGAATAGACTTTACGCAAAAATCGGTGAAGTCGGTGACGCATTAGTATTTGAAAGTGAAATGCATACAGTAAACACATATGACTTAAATATCGTTGATGAACATTTAGATGTATTAGAACATTCACTTCGTCTGTTCATGCATGAGAAAAATGTAATTACATGGGGTGAAGAAGGTGATGGAGCCTTCACGTTAGTGATTATGCCACGTGCAGTAGAAGAAGTATTACAAGAGAAAGTATTCTCGAAGAAAATCCCGTATATTTTCTCGTCTGCTACATTATCTAATAACGATTCATTCGCATTTACAGCAAATAGCCTAGGGGTAAAAGATTACTTATCATTCTCAGTTGCCTCACCGTTTGATTATGAGGAGCAAATGGCAGTAAACTTACTATCGCATACGAAAGAAAATGAATGGGAAAGAAAGTGTCAATATACACTTGAAAATATACAGAAAACAAATGGACGTACACTTGTATTATTCCGTACAACACAAGAACTTGCAGCGTTTAAAGAATATGTAAGTAAAGAACAAATGTCCGTTCCGTTCCTATATGAAGGGGATCAAGAAATTAGTCAGCTCGTTTCTCGTTTCCAAAATGAAGAAGAGACTGTACTTTGTGCCGTTCATTTATGGGAAGGTTTAGATATTCCTGGTTCATCATTATCACATGTTATCATTTGGTCATTACCATTCCCTCCAAACGACCCTGTGTTTGAAGCGAAGCGTAAACATGTGAATGATCCATTCTGGGATGTAGATGTGCCTTATATGATTTTACGTCTTCGCCAAGGAATTGGGCGTTTAATTCGTACGAGCGACGATAAAGGTGTTATATCAATCTTCTTATCTGATACAGAAGATGAGAAAGTGATTGCAGCAGTGAAAAATGCACTACCAGTAGAAGCTAAAGAATTATAA
- a CDS encoding DUF3921 domain-containing protein yields MDSFQLSMIQKAIHRTYDEIGKEVDSQGAIVDEIQKAQEEYLSALSHETAIDKRYLKSLI; encoded by the coding sequence ATGGATAGTTTCCAATTATCAATGATTCAAAAAGCTATTCACCGTACGTATGATGAGATCGGAAAAGAAGTGGATAGTCAAGGTGCAATTGTAGATGAAATACAAAAAGCACAAGAAGAATATTTATCAGCTCTTTCACATGAAACAGCGATTGATAAACGGTATTTAAAGTCATTAATATAG
- a CDS encoding THUMP domain-containing class I SAM-dependent RNA methyltransferase: protein MGKVTLIATAAMGIEALVAREVRDLGYECEVENGKVTFEADEKAICRTNLWLRTADRVKIKVGEFKATTFDELFEKTKALNWGDYIPENGEFPVIGKSLKSTLFSVSDCQRIVKKAVVEKLKTTYRRTTWFEEDGPLFRIEIAMLKDIATLTIDASGVGLHKRGYRLEQGEAPLKETLAASLIKLTNWKPDRPFVDPFCGSGTIPIEAALIGQNIAPGFNRGFASDEWDWVGKQNWREARQEVEDMANYNQPLQIIGSDIDHRMIRVAQDNAEEVGLGDLISFKQMQVKDFTTKEDYGYVVTNPPYGERLSERALVEKLYKEMGEVFRPLDTWSMYLLTSYEAFEKCYGKDASKKRKLFNGFIRTDYYQYFGKRPPRNS, encoded by the coding sequence ATGGGAAAAGTTACTTTAATTGCAACAGCGGCAATGGGTATTGAAGCATTAGTTGCCCGAGAAGTTCGCGATCTTGGTTATGAATGTGAAGTGGAAAATGGAAAGGTAACGTTTGAAGCGGATGAAAAAGCAATTTGTCGTACGAATTTATGGTTGCGTACTGCGGATCGTGTGAAAATTAAAGTCGGCGAATTTAAAGCGACGACATTCGATGAGTTATTTGAAAAAACAAAAGCGTTAAACTGGGGAGATTACATTCCAGAGAACGGAGAATTCCCTGTTATCGGAAAATCTCTGAAATCAACATTATTTAGTGTTTCAGATTGCCAACGTATTGTTAAAAAGGCTGTTGTTGAGAAATTAAAAACAACTTATAGACGTACAACTTGGTTTGAAGAAGATGGTCCTTTATTCCGTATTGAAATTGCAATGCTCAAGGATATTGCAACGTTAACAATTGATGCGAGTGGTGTGGGTCTTCATAAACGTGGATACCGTCTTGAACAAGGTGAAGCGCCTTTAAAAGAAACATTAGCTGCGTCTTTAATTAAGTTAACAAACTGGAAGCCTGATCGTCCGTTCGTTGATCCTTTCTGTGGATCTGGAACAATTCCAATTGAAGCGGCACTAATTGGACAAAATATCGCACCAGGATTTAATCGAGGCTTTGCGTCGGATGAATGGGACTGGGTTGGTAAACAAAACTGGCGTGAGGCTCGCCAAGAAGTTGAAGATATGGCAAACTATAATCAACCACTGCAGATCATTGGGTCAGATATCGATCATCGTATGATAAGAGTCGCTCAAGATAACGCAGAAGAAGTTGGATTAGGAGATCTTATATCATTTAAACAAATGCAAGTAAAAGATTTCACAACAAAAGAGGATTATGGCTATGTTGTAACGAATCCTCCATACGGAGAACGTTTAAGTGAAAGAGCGCTTGTTGAAAAATTATATAAAGAAATGGGAGAGGTATTCCGCCCATTAGATACGTGGTCAATGTATTTATTAACAAGTTATGAAGCATTTGAGAAGTGTTACGGAAAAGATGCATCGAAAAAGCGTAAACTGTTTAACGGTTTTATTCGTACAGACTACTACCAATACTTCGGAAAACGTCCACCGCGTAACTCATAG